A stretch of the Bacillus sp. B-jedd genome encodes the following:
- the ftsH gene encoding ATP-dependent zinc metalloprotease FtsH: MNRIFRNTIFYLLIFLVIIGVVSFFNGNTEPTDNIRYDEFISHLEKKEIKSVTLQPERGVFEVRGQLKNAGKDKFFLTYVPNSERMLDRIDDAVGQANVETMPAKETSGWVTFFTSIIPFVIIFILFFFLLNQAQGGGSRVMNFGKSKARLYSEDKKKVRFKDVAGADEEKQELVEVVEFLKDPRKFSELGARIPKGVLLVGPPGTGKTLLARAVAGEAGVPFFSISGSDFVEMFVGVGASRVRDLFETAKKNAPCIIFIDEIDAVGRQRGAGLGGGHDEREQTLNQLLVEMDGFGANEGIIIIAATNRPDILDPALLRPGRFDRQITVDRPDVRGREAVLKVHARNKPLDDSVNLKAIAMRTPGFSGADLENLLNEAALVAARQNKKKIEMTDIDEATDRVIAGPAKKSRVISEKERRIVAFHEAGHTVIGVMLDEAEMVHKVTIVPRGQAGGYAVMLPKEDRYFMTKPELLDKITGLLGGRVAEEIVFGEVSTGAHNDFQRATGIARKMVTEYGMSDKLGPLQFGQPQGGQVFLGRDLHNEQNYSDKIAYEIDLEIQNFIKHSYERARTILTENRDKLDLIANTLLEVETLDADDIKHLVDHGRLPDGKVPANSTPEEIKNTLDDVIINISGKKEEEDRNGSSASDLLKADENQDEQK; this comes from the coding sequence ATGAATCGGATCTTCCGTAATACCATCTTTTATTTATTGATATTTTTAGTTATTATTGGCGTCGTCAGCTTCTTTAATGGAAACACCGAGCCAACCGATAATATAAGGTACGATGAGTTTATTTCCCATCTTGAGAAGAAGGAAATAAAATCTGTTACCCTGCAGCCGGAGCGCGGCGTATTTGAAGTCCGCGGCCAGCTGAAAAATGCCGGGAAGGATAAATTCTTCCTGACATATGTCCCTAACAGCGAAAGGATGCTTGACCGTATTGATGATGCGGTCGGCCAGGCGAATGTAGAAACAATGCCGGCCAAGGAAACAAGCGGCTGGGTGACTTTCTTTACATCGATCATCCCATTTGTCATCATTTTTATCCTGTTCTTCTTCCTTCTTAACCAAGCTCAGGGCGGCGGCAGCCGTGTCATGAACTTTGGGAAAAGCAAGGCGAGGCTGTACAGCGAGGATAAGAAAAAGGTCCGTTTCAAAGACGTGGCCGGTGCTGATGAAGAGAAACAGGAACTCGTTGAGGTTGTCGAATTCCTGAAAGACCCTCGGAAATTTTCCGAGCTTGGCGCTCGAATTCCGAAGGGCGTCCTGCTTGTGGGGCCTCCAGGAACCGGTAAAACGCTTCTTGCCCGCGCTGTTGCCGGGGAAGCGGGCGTTCCGTTCTTCTCAATCAGCGGTTCCGACTTTGTTGAAATGTTTGTCGGCGTGGGTGCATCCCGCGTACGTGACCTGTTTGAAACGGCTAAAAAGAATGCGCCTTGTATTATTTTCATTGATGAAATTGACGCAGTTGGGCGTCAGCGTGGTGCCGGCCTTGGCGGCGGGCATGATGAGCGCGAACAGACCCTGAACCAGCTCCTCGTTGAAATGGACGGTTTCGGGGCGAATGAGGGTATCATCATTATCGCGGCAACCAACCGCCCTGATATTCTTGACCCTGCCCTTCTGCGCCCGGGACGTTTTGACCGCCAAATCACGGTTGACCGCCCGGATGTAAGAGGACGTGAAGCGGTGCTGAAGGTGCATGCGCGCAATAAGCCGCTTGATGATTCTGTCAATCTTAAGGCGATAGCCATGAGGACCCCAGGTTTCTCGGGTGCCGACCTTGAGAACCTTCTGAACGAAGCAGCTCTTGTGGCTGCGCGCCAGAATAAGAAGAAAATTGAGATGACCGATATAGATGAAGCTACTGACCGTGTCATTGCGGGCCCTGCGAAGAAAAGCCGTGTCATTTCCGAAAAGGAACGCCGGATCGTCGCTTTCCACGAAGCAGGCCATACAGTCATCGGCGTTATGCTTGATGAAGCGGAAATGGTCCATAAGGTAACGATTGTACCTCGAGGGCAGGCTGGCGGCTATGCTGTCATGCTTCCTAAGGAAGACCGCTACTTCATGACTAAACCAGAGCTCCTTGATAAAATTACCGGCCTGCTGGGCGGGCGCGTAGCTGAGGAGATTGTCTTTGGCGAAGTCAGCACCGGAGCGCACAATGATTTCCAAAGAGCGACCGGCATTGCCAGGAAAATGGTCACTGAATACGGAATGAGCGACAAGCTTGGACCGCTTCAGTTCGGGCAGCCGCAGGGAGGCCAGGTTTTCCTTGGACGCGACCTGCACAATGAACAGAACTATTCTGACAAGATTGCTTATGAAATCGACCTTGAAATCCAGAACTTCATCAAGCATTCGTATGAAAGAGCGAGGACCATCCTGACCGAAAACAGGGATAAGCTCGACCTGATTGCGAATACGTTGCTTGAAGTCGAGACTCTTGATGCCGATGATATCAAGCACCTTGTTGATCACGGAAGGCTTCCAGATGGGAAAGTTCCAGCTAACTCAACACCTGAAGAAATCAAGAACACTCTTGATGATGTGATCATCAACATCTCCGGCAAAAAGGAAGAGGAAGACCGCAACGGTTCTTCGGCCTCCGACTTGCTGAAGGCTGACGAAAATCAGGATGAACAAAAATAA
- a CDS encoding type III pantothenate kinase produces MIFVFDVGNTNIVLGVYKGDELLHHWRIETNRNRSEDEYGMVIKSLFEHSGLSFADIEGIIISSVVPPIMFSLERMCEKYFGLKPLIVGPGIKTGLDIKYENPREVGADRIVNAVAAIHEYGSPLIIVDFGTATTYCYVNEQKQYMGGAIAPGVGISTEALYSRAAKLPRIEIVRPEGVIGKNTVAAMQAGIVYGYVGMVEGIVKRMISISQKTPTVIATGGLSSLIAEESKIIDIVDPFLTLKGLRLIYRRNMDNKQEI; encoded by the coding sequence TTGATTTTCGTGTTTGACGTAGGAAATACTAATATTGTTTTAGGGGTATATAAAGGGGACGAGCTTCTCCATCATTGGCGGATTGAAACAAACAGGAACAGGTCGGAGGATGAATACGGGATGGTTATTAAATCCCTTTTCGAGCATTCGGGCCTTTCTTTTGCAGATATTGAAGGAATTATCATATCATCTGTCGTGCCGCCGATCATGTTCTCGCTGGAACGAATGTGCGAGAAGTACTTCGGGCTCAAGCCACTGATTGTCGGCCCTGGCATCAAGACGGGGTTGGACATAAAATATGAAAATCCGAGAGAAGTGGGGGCGGACAGAATCGTCAATGCGGTAGCTGCCATCCATGAATACGGAAGCCCGCTTATCATTGTCGATTTCGGAACAGCCACAACATACTGCTATGTGAATGAGCAGAAACAATATATGGGTGGTGCAATCGCACCGGGTGTAGGTATTTCTACAGAAGCCCTCTACTCAAGGGCGGCGAAGCTCCCGAGGATTGAAATTGTAAGACCTGAAGGTGTAATTGGGAAAAATACGGTTGCCGCGATGCAGGCTGGAATTGTTTATGGGTATGTCGGCATGGTGGAGGGGATTGTCAAAAGGATGATCAGCATCAGCCAGAAAACGCCGACCGTTATCGCGACTGGCGGTTTGTCCAGCTTAATTGCCGAGGAATCAAAAATCATTGACATCGTTGACCCATTTCTGACATTAAAAGGGCTCCGGCTTATTTACCGCCGGAACATGGACAATAAACAAGAGATATAA
- the hslO gene encoding Hsp33 family molecular chaperone HslO codes for MSDYLVKAIAYNGQIRAYAVRSTETVAEAQRRHYTWPTASAALGRAMTAGLMMGAMLKGDDKLTIKIEGGGPIGNILVDSNAKGAVRGYVTNPQTHFELNEKGKLDVRRAVGTDGTLTVVKDLGLRDFFSGSVPLVSGELGEDFTYYFASSEQVNSSVGVGVLVNPDNSIKAAGGFIFQLMPGTTEDTITRLEERLKTIEPVSKMIERGLTPEEILEELFGQEEVTLLEKMPVGFECTCSKERFANAIVSLGQEEITAMIEEDGKAEAHCHFCNEKYQFSKEELEELLREAK; via the coding sequence ATGAGTGATTATCTAGTAAAGGCAATTGCCTATAATGGCCAAATCAGGGCCTACGCTGTAAGAAGCACTGAAACGGTAGCCGAAGCGCAGCGTCGCCATTATACTTGGCCAACAGCTTCCGCGGCTTTGGGGCGGGCAATGACGGCCGGTTTAATGATGGGCGCCATGCTGAAGGGCGACGATAAGCTCACGATAAAAATTGAAGGGGGAGGGCCGATCGGCAATATTCTTGTCGATAGTAACGCGAAAGGGGCGGTCAGGGGATATGTGACCAATCCGCAAACCCACTTTGAATTGAATGAAAAAGGAAAGCTGGATGTAAGGCGCGCGGTCGGGACTGATGGTACGCTGACGGTTGTAAAGGATCTTGGGCTGCGTGACTTTTTCAGTGGATCTGTTCCCCTTGTGTCCGGGGAATTGGGCGAGGACTTCACATACTATTTCGCTTCGTCGGAACAGGTGAATTCATCGGTCGGCGTTGGCGTGCTTGTCAACCCGGATAACAGCATCAAGGCGGCCGGCGGTTTTATTTTTCAGCTAATGCCAGGAACAACAGAAGATACGATCACCCGGCTGGAGGAACGGCTGAAAACAATCGAGCCGGTTTCAAAAATGATTGAGCGTGGATTGACGCCTGAGGAAATCCTTGAGGAATTATTCGGGCAGGAAGAAGTCACTCTTCTTGAGAAAATGCCGGTTGGATTTGAATGTACATGCTCGAAAGAACGCTTTGCCAATGCGATCGTCTCTTTGGGACAGGAAGAAATAACCGCGATGATAGAGGAAGATGGAAAAGCCGAGGCGCATTGCCACTTCTGTAATGAAAAATACCAATTTTCAAAAGAAGAGCTCGAGGAGCTTTTAAGAGAAGCGAAATAA
- a CDS encoding peptidyl-prolyl cis-trans isomerase — MKTRELWYVIVALVILNILTAFYFMSKSGRASGFPVDAETVATVGNSSVTREEWLKELEARYGEDTLRELVDQEVISHLAKKYNVKIPKADVERELRTFQTTYGGSAPDQQNLKSWKKQIELSLLLEELLTKDAVVSNEEMKSYYEKNKSTYEVPAAFQLSHIVVKTKEEADQAIKELKEGSSFETLARERSMDEFTASEGGGLGFIQEGDERYPQTYISEAQKVKKGEWSMPIKTDEGYAIIKLHDQLSGKKYSYKEVKREIRRQIAVGQLGTPPSARTLWQEAGVEWFYGK, encoded by the coding sequence ATGAAAACGAGGGAATTATGGTATGTGATTGTCGCGCTGGTCATCCTGAATATCCTGACTGCTTTTTACTTCATGTCAAAAAGCGGCAGGGCTTCCGGCTTTCCAGTTGACGCAGAAACAGTGGCGACAGTGGGGAATAGCAGCGTTACGAGGGAAGAGTGGCTGAAGGAATTGGAGGCCCGCTATGGCGAAGACACACTTCGGGAACTTGTGGACCAGGAAGTCATCAGCCATTTGGCAAAAAAATATAACGTCAAAATTCCAAAAGCAGATGTAGAGCGGGAATTAAGAACGTTCCAGACTACCTATGGAGGTTCCGCGCCTGATCAGCAAAACTTGAAAAGTTGGAAAAAACAAATCGAGCTGTCTCTCCTTCTTGAAGAGCTTTTGACAAAAGATGCCGTTGTATCCAATGAAGAAATGAAAAGTTATTATGAAAAGAATAAATCGACCTATGAAGTTCCGGCCGCATTCCAGCTTTCCCATATCGTGGTGAAGACGAAGGAGGAAGCGGACCAGGCCATTAAGGAACTAAAGGAAGGGTCCTCCTTCGAGACTTTGGCGCGGGAGCGGTCCATGGATGAATTCACCGCGTCAGAAGGCGGCGGGCTCGGCTTTATCCAGGAAGGTGATGAGCGCTATCCTCAAACCTACATATCCGAGGCGCAGAAGGTGAAAAAAGGCGAGTGGAGCATGCCGATTAAAACGGATGAAGGTTATGCGATCATAAAATTGCATGACCAGCTGAGCGGGAAGAAATATTCTTATAAAGAAGTGAAAAGGGAAATCAGGAGACAGATTGCCGTTGGACAGCTTGGAACCCCGCCTTCCGCGCGGACGCTTTGGCAAGAGGCTGGCGTAGAATGGTTTTATGGAAAATGA
- the cysK gene encoding cysteine synthase A — protein sequence MVRVANSIAGLVGNTPIVKLNRLVDENSAEVYLKLEYMNPGSSVKDRIALAMIEAAEENGSLKEGDTIIEPTSGNTGIGLAMIAAAKGYKALLVMPETMSMERRNLLRAYGAELVLTPGPEGMGGAIRKAEELAKEKGYFMPQQFKNEANPEVHRRTTGREIVEQMGGQLDGFISGIGTGGTITGAGEVLREAYPEIKIYAVEPSDSPVLSGGKPGPHKIQGIGAGFVPDILDTKIYDEVIQVENDQAFEYARRAAKEEGILGGISSGAAIYAALKVAKELGKGKKVLAIIPSNGERYLSTPLYQFEE from the coding sequence ATGGTACGCGTCGCAAATTCAATTGCCGGCCTTGTCGGCAATACCCCGATTGTGAAATTAAACCGCCTCGTGGACGAGAACAGCGCTGAAGTTTACCTAAAGCTTGAATATATGAATCCAGGCAGCAGTGTGAAGGACAGGATTGCCCTTGCTATGATTGAAGCCGCCGAGGAAAACGGGAGCCTGAAAGAGGGCGATACCATAATTGAGCCGACGAGCGGAAATACCGGAATCGGTTTGGCCATGATTGCGGCAGCGAAGGGCTATAAGGCACTTTTAGTCATGCCGGAAACAATGAGCATGGAGCGGCGCAATCTTCTTCGCGCCTATGGAGCGGAACTTGTATTGACTCCTGGACCGGAAGGCATGGGAGGCGCGATTCGCAAGGCGGAAGAATTGGCGAAGGAAAAGGGATATTTCATGCCCCAGCAATTTAAGAACGAAGCAAATCCGGAAGTGCACCGTAGGACAACCGGGAGAGAGATTGTTGAACAAATGGGCGGACAGCTTGATGGCTTCATCTCCGGCATAGGAACCGGCGGGACGATCACAGGAGCCGGCGAGGTGCTGAGGGAAGCGTATCCAGAAATCAAAATCTATGCGGTCGAGCCATCCGACTCCCCGGTCCTTTCAGGCGGCAAACCTGGCCCGCATAAAATCCAGGGGATTGGCGCCGGTTTCGTGCCGGATATCCTTGATACGAAAATTTATGATGAAGTCATCCAGGTCGAGAATGACCAGGCATTTGAATATGCCCGCCGCGCGGCGAAAGAGGAAGGGATTCTCGGCGGAATCTCTTCCGGGGCAGCCATTTATGCTGCACTCAAGGTGGCAAAGGAACTTGGAAAAGGGAAAAAAGTCCTTGCCATCATTCCAAGCAACGGCGAGCGCTATTTAAGCACCCCGCTATATCAATTTGAGGAATAG
- a CDS encoding anthranilate synthase component I family protein, which produces MGEKIFKKTFGLTANKFFQKYKEIAASTGRHVLLESGRGGRYSIAAFDPCTVVRSAGANRFEVTENGQSSFFEGNPLRGLKNFMADFRNETKSPIPLAAGGAIGYISYDYARYIESLPDLANDELDVPDVYFMFHKEWFVLDLQEEALTMFFRFGEKDEEGLDARVREWESRWTEPGPVRGDRKEIFEFLQEREVSIQEKEFTQAVAKVQEYIEQGDVFQVNLSVRQTKPIGVSAMKVYEQLREVNPSPYMGYFHTPEFQLVSGSPELLVKKLGREISTRPIAGTRSRGRNPEEDLELANELIESDKERAEHVMLVDLERNDLGKVSEYGTVEVNEFMAIEKYSHVMHIVSNVRGQISNGKDGFDLIDAVFPGGTITGAPKIRTMEIIEELEPSRRGPYTGSLGWIGFNDDLELNIMIRTMLVKDGQAHVQAGAGIVIDSNPVYEYKESLKKARALWKAKELAEAGENE; this is translated from the coding sequence TTGGGGGAAAAGATTTTCAAAAAGACCTTCGGATTAACAGCAAATAAGTTTTTTCAAAAGTATAAAGAGATTGCCGCCTCAACCGGCCGGCATGTCCTTCTTGAAAGCGGGCGCGGCGGACGTTACAGTATTGCTGCTTTCGATCCGTGCACGGTAGTAAGGTCTGCCGGAGCCAATCGCTTTGAGGTGACGGAAAATGGCCAGAGTTCCTTTTTTGAAGGGAACCCGCTTCGTGGACTGAAAAACTTTATGGCGGATTTCAGGAATGAGACGAAATCTCCCATCCCTTTAGCCGCAGGCGGTGCGATTGGCTATATCAGCTATGATTATGCCCGTTACATAGAGTCTTTGCCGGATCTCGCAAACGATGAACTAGACGTGCCGGATGTTTATTTTATGTTCCATAAGGAATGGTTCGTCCTCGATTTACAGGAAGAAGCCTTGACCATGTTTTTCCGTTTTGGCGAGAAGGATGAGGAGGGCCTGGACGCTCGTGTCCGTGAGTGGGAATCCCGCTGGACGGAGCCAGGTCCAGTTCGGGGGGATCGAAAAGAAATTTTCGAATTCCTACAGGAAAGGGAAGTATCGATCCAGGAAAAGGAGTTTACGCAAGCGGTCGCAAAGGTCCAGGAATACATAGAACAGGGCGATGTTTTTCAAGTTAATCTGTCTGTGCGGCAGACAAAGCCGATTGGCGTTTCGGCCATGAAGGTATATGAACAGCTCCGCGAGGTAAATCCATCTCCGTATATGGGTTATTTCCATACACCGGAATTCCAGCTTGTAAGCGGGTCACCTGAACTTCTCGTCAAAAAGCTTGGCAGGGAGATCAGTACAAGGCCGATAGCTGGTACGAGATCACGGGGCAGGAATCCAGAAGAAGACTTGGAGCTTGCTAATGAATTGATTGAAAGTGATAAAGAACGGGCCGAGCATGTCATGCTGGTCGATCTCGAACGAAATGATCTTGGCAAAGTGAGTGAATATGGAACGGTAGAAGTAAATGAATTTATGGCAATTGAAAAGTATTCTCACGTTATGCACATCGTCTCGAATGTGCGCGGCCAAATTTCTAATGGGAAAGATGGATTCGACTTAATTGACGCTGTATTTCCCGGAGGTACAATTACCGGCGCGCCGAAAATAAGGACGATGGAGATCATCGAGGAACTCGAGCCTTCAAGAAGAGGGCCGTATACCGGGTCGCTAGGCTGGATTGGCTTCAACGATGATCTTGAATTGAACATTATGATCCGGACTATGCTTGTAAAAGATGGACAGGCCCATGTGCAAGCGGGAGCGGGTATTGTCATTGACTCCAATCCGGTCTATGAGTATAAAGAGTCCCTGAAAAAGGCAAGGGCGCTCTGGAAGGCGAAAGAGCTGGCAGAAGCGGGTGAAAACGAATGA
- the pabA gene encoding aminodeoxychorismate/anthranilate synthase component II, which yields MIYMIDNYDSFTFNLVQYLGELGEDLIVKRNDETTLEEIEKASPSVLMISPGPCSPNEAGISLEAISYFAGKVPIFGVCLGHQAIAQVFGGDVVGAERLMHGKTSLIQHDGGTIFKDIPTPFAAARYHSLIVKRETLPDCLEVSGWTAEGEIMAIRHKTMAVEGVQFHPESILTGPGKQLLANFVREHSGSMKVNGHVHLA from the coding sequence ATGATCTATATGATCGATAACTATGATTCATTTACATTCAATCTTGTACAGTATTTGGGGGAGCTTGGCGAGGACCTGATTGTGAAGCGGAATGATGAAACAACGCTGGAAGAAATCGAAAAAGCCAGCCCGTCCGTCCTGATGATTTCCCCGGGCCCTTGCAGCCCGAATGAGGCCGGTATCAGCCTTGAAGCGATTTCTTATTTTGCGGGAAAGGTTCCGATTTTCGGCGTTTGCCTCGGCCACCAGGCGATTGCCCAGGTGTTTGGCGGGGATGTAGTGGGAGCCGAACGGCTAATGCATGGCAAAACTTCACTTATCCAACATGATGGCGGGACTATTTTTAAAGACATTCCGACGCCATTTGCCGCGGCCCGCTATCATTCGTTGATTGTGAAAAGGGAAACGCTACCTGATTGCCTGGAGGTTTCGGGGTGGACGGCAGAAGGGGAAATCATGGCGATTCGCCATAAAACGATGGCGGTTGAAGGTGTGCAATTTCATCCCGAGTCCATTCTGACCGGGCCGGGAAAACAGCTTCTTGCCAATTTCGTCCGTGAGCATTCGGGATCCATGAAAGTAAATGGCCATGTTCATCTGGCATAA
- the pabC gene encoding aminodeoxychorismate lyase encodes MFIWHNGALVKKEEASISPFDHGFLYGVGLFETFRVYNGHCFLLDDHLARLNAGLEVLEIKKRINRPEAVRAVKELIEANGFMDAYIRLNISAGAGEIGLRSEPYSEPEMIVFSKPLPRAGSLQEKSGKIVSLNRNTPEGQQRLKSHHYLNNLLAYREMRDAPGAEGIFLTKDGHVAEGIVSNIFWVSEGALFTPSLETGILNGITRQFVIELARKAGLDVREGLYSVDELLASEEVFFTNSIQEIVACPQIGDNKLPGKAGRLAQWLHNRYAACREIYYSRNELGTEGFS; translated from the coding sequence ATGTTCATCTGGCATAACGGTGCGCTTGTAAAAAAAGAAGAGGCGTCCATCAGCCCATTCGACCATGGTTTTCTCTATGGGGTGGGCCTGTTTGAGACCTTCAGGGTTTACAATGGGCATTGCTTCCTTCTCGATGATCACCTTGCCAGGCTGAATGCCGGACTTGAGGTGCTTGAGATTAAGAAGAGAATCAATCGGCCCGAGGCGGTACGGGCGGTTAAGGAGCTTATAGAGGCGAATGGCTTCATGGATGCCTATATCCGCTTGAATATTTCAGCAGGAGCGGGAGAGATTGGCCTTCGTTCAGAACCCTATTCGGAACCAGAGATGATTGTTTTCTCAAAACCGCTTCCTCGAGCGGGAAGTTTACAGGAAAAGTCCGGTAAAATCGTTTCCTTGAACCGGAATACCCCAGAAGGACAGCAGCGGCTGAAATCCCATCATTATTTAAACAATCTCCTTGCCTACCGGGAAATGCGTGATGCCCCCGGCGCCGAAGGGATCTTCCTGACAAAGGATGGCCATGTGGCGGAGGGGATTGTCTCAAATATATTTTGGGTAAGTGAAGGGGCTCTCTTTACCCCTTCATTGGAGACGGGAATCTTAAATGGAATCACCCGCCAGTTTGTCATTGAATTGGCCCGGAAGGCGGGCCTTGACGTAAGGGAAGGCCTTTATTCTGTTGACGAGCTGCTCGCTTCGGAAGAAGTTTTTTTCACGAACTCGATACAGGAGATTGTCGCCTGTCCGCAAATTGGGGATAATAAGCTGCCAGGAAAAGCGGGGCGGCTTGCACAATGGTTGCATAACCGTTATGCCGCTTGCCGCGAGATATATTACAGCAGGAATGAACTTGGAACGGAGGGTTTTTCATGA
- the folP gene encoding dihydropteroate synthase yields the protein MSNDQQKIICGQHVLDYGKKTIVMGILNVTPDSFSDGGKFNAADRAVDRAREMVGQGADIIDIGGESTRPGHEPVSLEEELERVIPIIEVLAKEVGVPISVDTYKAEVARKALEAGAHIINDIWGAKAEPEIAKVAAEFEAPIILMHNRNNRDYGVFTRDVFADLYESIRIAKEAGVKDSQIILDPGIGFAKGFKENIEMMQHLDTLVALGYPVLLGTSRKTFIGKVLDLPPEERMEGTGATVCYGIQKGCQMIRIHDVKEMARMAKMMDALMGRGETNG from the coding sequence ATGAGCAATGACCAGCAGAAAATTATATGCGGACAGCATGTCCTTGATTATGGCAAAAAAACAATCGTGATGGGAATCTTGAATGTGACGCCTGACTCCTTTTCGGATGGTGGAAAGTTCAATGCGGCAGACCGTGCGGTTGACCGCGCGAGGGAGATGGTCGGCCAGGGTGCCGACATTATCGATATCGGAGGCGAATCGACAAGGCCGGGACATGAACCGGTTTCCCTTGAAGAAGAGCTTGAAAGGGTCATACCGATTATCGAGGTGCTGGCGAAGGAAGTGGGAGTGCCTATTTCCGTTGATACATATAAAGCGGAGGTTGCCAGGAAGGCTCTCGAAGCAGGTGCCCATATTATCAATGATATTTGGGGTGCGAAGGCAGAGCCTGAGATTGCCAAAGTCGCCGCAGAGTTTGAGGCGCCAATCATTCTGATGCACAATCGAAATAACCGTGATTACGGGGTTTTTACGAGAGATGTTTTTGCTGACTTGTATGAAAGCATCCGAATTGCAAAAGAAGCGGGTGTAAAGGATTCGCAAATCATTCTTGATCCGGGGATTGGTTTTGCAAAAGGCTTTAAAGAAAATATCGAGATGATGCAGCATCTGGATACCCTTGTCGCTCTAGGCTATCCGGTCCTCCTCGGTACATCCAGAAAAACCTTCATTGGCAAGGTCCTGGATTTGCCGCCTGAGGAAAGGATGGAAGGAACGGGGGCAACTGTATGCTACGGGATACAGAAAGGCTGCCAGATGATTCGTATCCATGATGTGAAAGAGATGGCGAGGATGGCCAAGATGATGGATGCATTAATGGGCCGGGGGGAAACGAATGGATAA
- the folB gene encoding dihydroneopterin aldolase, with protein MDKIYVNQMEFYGYHGVFSEETRLGQRFIVDLAVGLDLIKAGETDDLDASVNYAELYQVCKEVVEGKPFKLIESVAENIASRLLGEFPLLEEVSVKVIKPDPPIPGHYKFVATEIMRRR; from the coding sequence ATGGATAAAATTTATGTGAACCAAATGGAGTTTTATGGCTATCATGGGGTGTTTTCCGAGGAAACAAGGCTAGGTCAGCGGTTTATCGTCGACCTTGCTGTGGGGCTTGATTTGATAAAGGCGGGAGAGACGGATGATCTTGATGCCTCCGTAAATTATGCCGAGTTGTATCAAGTTTGCAAGGAAGTGGTAGAGGGAAAGCCGTTTAAGCTGATTGAATCAGTGGCCGAGAATATTGCTTCCCGGCTTTTAGGTGAGTTTCCGCTTCTTGAAGAGGTGTCCGTTAAAGTCATTAAGCCCGATCCACCGATACCGGGCCATTATAAATTTGTGGCGACGGAAATAATGAGGAGAAGATAA
- the folK gene encoding 2-amino-4-hydroxy-6-hydroxymethyldihydropteridine diphosphokinase produces the protein MENHAFLSLGSNIGDRYRNLLAAVSILAEDPSVKLVNISSIYETDPVGYEDQDLFLNMAIEIYTDLSPYELLELCLKTELSLGRKRGIRWGPRTIDLDILLYNQENIETEKLFIPHPRMAERAFVLVPLFEVAGDIQLPGKREPLTLLIDRLPDKEGVRIWKQKNGEDGFGLSGN, from the coding sequence ATGGAAAATCATGCGTTTCTTTCGCTTGGTTCCAATATAGGCGACCGCTATCGCAATTTGTTGGCGGCTGTCTCAATACTCGCCGAAGATCCTTCTGTCAAATTGGTAAATATTTCATCTATTTATGAAACAGATCCTGTCGGGTATGAGGATCAGGACCTGTTTTTAAATATGGCTATTGAAATTTATACAGATTTAAGCCCTTATGAACTGTTGGAATTGTGCCTTAAGACCGAGCTTTCTCTTGGGAGAAAAAGGGGAATAAGGTGGGGTCCGAGGACAATTGACCTTGACATTCTACTCTATAACCAAGAAAATATTGAAACAGAGAAGCTTTTCATTCCCCATCCTCGGATGGCGGAGCGTGCATTTGTGCTTGTGCCTCTATTTGAGGTTGCCGGAGATATACAGCTTCCGGGCAAACGTGAACCTCTTACGCTGTTGATTGATCGTTTACCTGATAAAGAAGGAGTACGGATATGGAAGCAGAAAAATGGGGAAGACGGATTCGGGCTTTCAGGAAATTAA
- a CDS encoding helix-turn-helix domain-containing protein — protein sequence MEAEKWGRRIRAFRKLKGYTQDSFSKELGVSVSILGEIERGNRMPPADLLQRVSQVLHVSIEDMAPPKE from the coding sequence ATGGAAGCAGAAAAATGGGGAAGACGGATTCGGGCTTTCAGGAAATTAAAAGGGTATACCCAGGACAGTTTTTCGAAAGAGCTTGGAGTATCAGTTTCCATCCTTGGAGAAATTGAACGCGGCAACCGGATGCCTCCAGCCGACCTGTTGCAGAGGGTATCACAGGTTTTGCACGTAAGTATTGAAGATATGGCTCCTCCAAAGGAGTAA